ATAGATAAAAGAGGGGCAACTAGAAATATATACAAAAAAACCATTACTGTTCCCGCCAAAATAATAAAAGTTACTTTCTTCTTATTTTTATTACAATATTTTTTAATAGTCTTTAACATATAAAACCTTATCTAAAAATAGTACCTTTCAACCTCATTCCATTTTATAAAAAATTCTGTATCTCAAATCGGAAACTTTTTTCTCTTTAACAGCCACACCAAATTCTCCTACAAACCTGGATTCTGCCACTTGCATAGTTATAGTTTTGGTTTCAGGGTCCCATTCAAATGGTAAGTTTGAATAAACCATCTGTTTGATATCAGGATAATCCTTATCTGGTAAACCCTCAATCCTTATCCGATATGTACCTTTAAACAAATACCAAAACCGCACACTGTGACAATTAAGCCCAGCGGTCCTCGCCCAGGGACCAATCTTGGGATTATTTGGAACCTGCTCACTATTCTCTATATAACGAGTATGTTGCATTGCATAGCAAGGAGGAAACATGTAAGTATCTTTCAGAGTTGCCATATTAAATGTCGATGAATAGGGAGAGTAGTAATGTGACATGTCCTTAAATGAAACCTCATAATTAAGCCTTATATCTTTAATGGGCCCCTTTAACTTTGTTACCCCAAACTGATTTTCTATTAATGAGTCCAATTCTGTGTTCCATGCAATACCTAGATATTTTGCTGCAAAAAGCTCTGTGTAGTGCGCATAGTATGAAATCAATCCAGGAAAGCGGTATTCTGTACCATCAGTATAACTATTAATAAAAGCCACTAAGTTGTGGTATGACTTATCAATATTTCTATCAGTATAAAGAGGTCGGATATTCCATACCGGCCACAGTAAATAGGAAACTTCTTGATTTTTCTCCTCTACAATATTTTCAAGAGTGAAATTCTTAACATAATCCGTGTATCCATTAATCCACGCTACTTTTTTAAACCCATCTTCGGGGCTAATGTTTTTCTCACTAAGAAAATCGGCAACACTCTCATATGACATTTTCAAGCCGCCTTTCTCCGGATAATTGGTTTTTACTAAATCAATGACTAAAAATACCCTTAATAACCACGAAAACATAAAAAGAGCAAGGAAAAAAATTGGGAGCTTAAGCTTAATCTTGTGTTTATATTGTATTATAACCTCAATTAGCTTTTCTATAGCAGTACTAAAAAACATAATGCCCAAAAACCCTAGAGGCGCGCCCCATCTAGACCAGTGAACAACTCTCGAAGATACCCCCAAATAGTAAGAAATAAAACATATAAACAAGATAATCTCTGTCATAATGTATACATTGCCATCTCTAAAAGATTTAAAGGTAATCTGACCTTTTACCTTTGTTATAAAATCATAAAAAAGACTTTTCCCTTTCAGTTTGCACGCCAAAACAAGCAAGGTTAGGATAACTAACAAAGAGGTTAAACCAATATACTCCACAAAAAAGTCATATATGTAGACCGCCCAACTATTGTATGTTTGACTGGGGTATGCAAAATCAAACTTGGTGCCTTGAACTATAGTATTTTTCAATGTATACCAAAAATTACCAACAACAAAAGGACGCGGTATAAATTTTACCCATAAAACAATAGTTCCCAAAATTGTTCCCATACCATAGAGGACCATCCAATACACATCTAGCAACCCTTTTTTATCTTCAGAACGCCTATACCAAAGAAACGGCCCTATCGTGTTAAGTAAGAAAAGAGGGGCCATGAGAAATATAGATTTAAGATTAGTAAATGTTCCGAGAAACAAGAACAGAGTATTAAGTAATAAAAACATAAGTATTGAGGATCGCTTTCTATGTAATAAAAAGGATAAAACCATAAAATTAAGAAAGACAAAAATCAACATTGAATCGGAATTAACTCTTAAAAAACGCTCAAACATCCCGAGGGATCCGAAATACAAAACGGCGAATATTACAGATCGGATTTTTATTCTTTTATCTTCCCTTTGTAAGATTAAAGTCCCTAATATGAATGCTAAAATATAGAGAATAAAACCAAATACCTTCCCAAAATATTCTGTTGCCAGTGTGGGATCCCCCTGCGGAAAATTAACACCAGAATCAGTGACCGTATTGATAACAATAAAAAAAGCGGACAGTACATATTCCGTAAGAGCAACATGTACATAGTTATGTAGTTCTTTCCCTCCCATAATTCTGAAAGCATTAAGATAAAATTGATGTTCGTCTGCGTGTGGTTTTATATTAGAAAGTATTGGAACAGTGAGAAGAGTGCCTATTAAAACAATTAGCACCAACAGCCCCATATTCAAAGTTAATCTTGTTTTCGTTTCTTCTTTTTTCATTATTGTAAAAAATACTTTTTTATTAAATCCGATACACATTCTACATCATTTTTTGTAAGTTCGCTGTGCATAGGCAATGAAAGAATTTTTTTACACATACCTTCAGTAATAGAAAGGCTATTTTTATGTACCTGTATTTCTTTATAAGACTGTTGCAAATGTATCGGAACAGGATAGTGAATCTGCGTATTAACACCTTTTTTCTTTAAGAATTTTTGAATGCTGTCTCGTTTATCTGTTGCAATCGGAAATAAATAATAATTGTGCCTTCTGGGATCAACAACACTATTCCTTGGTGGAAGAGAAATTGGTAAACTTTTTAAGTTTTCAAAATAGAGCTCCGCAAATACACTTCTCCTTTGATTCATTTCATCTAAATATTTTAGCTTGACCCTAAGTATTGCAGCCTGAATCTCATCCAATCTACTATTGGTTCCTTTGATCTTATAATAGTATTTACTCGTTTCCCCATAATTACGAAGCGATCTGATTTTTTCCTCCAATGTTTTATTGTTAGTGGTAATAGCGCCACCATCTCCATAAGCCCCAAGATTTTTTGTGGGGTAAAAGCTAAAACACCCCAAATCACCAAAAGTGCCTGCTTTTTTTCCATGGTATTCTGATCCATGTGCCTGACACGCATCCTCTACAACATGTATTTTATATTTTCTAGCTATGTTCATAATTTTATCCATTTCTGCCATATATCCATTAAGATGAACTACTATTATTACTTTCGTTTTTTTTGTGATGGCTTTTTCAATTTCATCGGGATTAATATTATAATCTTTCTCATTTATATCCACAAAAATCGGCGTTGCCCCAACTGCGGATATTGAAAGAGCCGTAGCGATAAATGTATTAGCCACAGTAATTACCTCATCCCCCTTAGCGATTTCAAGAACATCAAGAGAAAGTTTTATTGCTTCCGTACCGGATCCAACAGTTACTGTGTGTTTAACATTGTTATAATATGAAAATTCCCGTTCGAAACCTTCTACTTCCTTTCCAAGGATAAACCAACCACTGTCAACCACTCTTTGTATAGAGCTTTCTATTTCGCTCCTATACCTTTTATGAAGCTTTTTTAGATCTTGAAATGCAATGTTTTGGCTATTTTTCCCATTCATACGGAATATTGTAAAACCCTTTTATACACTCTAAATCGCTAGTCTTTTTTATTGCCCTTGCTGGGTTTCCTACTACAACCGAACCTGCTAATACATCCTTTGTTACCACACTACCTGACCCAACTAACGCACCTTCCCCTATAGAAACTCCTGGAAGTATTGTAGAGTTCGCTCCAATTTTTGCCCTTTTACTAACTACAGCTCCCCCCACACATTCTAAATATCTTGGACATCTTGGGTGTAGATCATCTGTAAAAATTACATTTGGTCCAAGAACAACACCATCCTCTAGCGTTACCCCTTCTAAAAAACAATTTGCGTGTATTGAAACTTTATTTCCTATTTTATTTCTAGGAAATATCTGACTTCCACTGTGTATTAGAACATCATTTCCAATCTCATTCAACTCACGAATTACCACATTGTGCCCGCACTGAAAATTGTGCCCAATCGTAGAATTACC
This portion of the Patescibacteria group bacterium genome encodes:
- a CDS encoding DegT/DnrJ/EryC1/StrS family aminotransferase, producing MNGKNSQNIAFQDLKKLHKRYRSEIESSIQRVVDSGWFILGKEVEGFEREFSYYNNVKHTVTVGSGTEAIKLSLDVLEIAKGDEVITVANTFIATALSISAVGATPIFVDINEKDYNINPDEIEKAITKKTKVIIVVHLNGYMAEMDKIMNIARKYKIHVVEDACQAHGSEYHGKKAGTFGDLGCFSFYPTKNLGAYGDGGAITTNNKTLEEKIRSLRNYGETSKYYYKIKGTNSRLDEIQAAILRVKLKYLDEMNQRRSVFAELYFENLKSLPISLPPRNSVVDPRRHNYYLFPIATDKRDSIQKFLKKKGVNTQIHYPVPIHLQQSYKEIQVHKNSLSITEGMCKKILSLPMHSELTKNDVECVSDLIKKYFLQ
- a CDS encoding acetyltransferase, whose amino-acid sequence is MKYKSISKARIYPGVIIGDRSIIDNGVVLGYPPFGEGLGKSKLVMGSDVFIRTNTVIYGNSTIGHNFQCGHNVVIRELNEIGNDVLIHSGSQIFPRNKIGNKVSIHANCFLEGVTLEDGVVLGPNVIFTDDLHPRCPRYLECVGGAVVSKRAKIGANSTILPGVSIGEGALVGSGSVVTKDVLAGSVVVGNPARAIKKTSDLECIKGFYNIPYEWEK